One Silene latifolia isolate original U9 population chromosome 4, ASM4854445v1, whole genome shotgun sequence DNA segment encodes these proteins:
- the LOC141653235 gene encoding putative pre-mRNA-splicing factor ATP-dependent RNA helicase DEAH6 isoform X3 — translation MPDAYDDQGRVNQEKRFAVAMQRYRNGGESGGKMYPFAEQEAWEQHQIGKATLKFGSKDKKHSAADYDYVFEDQIDFVRQSVIEGDNFEVRFQANHCKNPKQSLLWRSSRHIRFFWLCCCLAFKDLELLW, via the exons ATGCCTGATGCCTATGATGATCAAGGCCGTGTAAACCAAGAAAAAAGATTTGCTGTGGCAATGCAGCGTTACAG GAATGGTGGTGAATCTGGGGGTAAGATGTATCCATTTGCCGAACAAGAGGCATGGGAGCAACATCAAATAG GAAAAGCAACTCTTAAATTTGGTTCTAAAGACAAAAAGCATAGTGCAGCTGATTATGA CTATGTCTTTGAAGATCAGATCGATTTTGTCAGACAATCTGTGATAGAAGGTGACAATTT TGAGGTAAGATTTCAAGCGAATCACTGCAAGAATCCCAAGCAAAGTCTGCTTTGGAGAAGCTCCAG ACACATCAGGTTCTTCTGGCTTTGTTGCTGTTTAGCTTTTAAGGACTTAGAGCTATTATGGTGA